The following are from one region of the Phycisphaerales bacterium genome:
- a CDS encoding CvpA family protein, producing MLFTVFALAAVLIFTWVWVIRGFFSAFLHLLCVLAAGAVAFAVYEPLTMLVLSQAPSRGIGTILRDTAHGVSLGLSFAISLALFRVVVDKIVPNNLKFHENVEYVGAGVCGLGTGVITVGFILMSLSMMRFGPDKPVQGLVFTQEGGGARGSVVRNSSPFRPYVDEWTAELYSWMSRGSLATSQPLAKWHPGFHEMGSAMRTTFAGQSRNASRPEEFKVIQWYALGDIDRGGSIQELMRDRWQNVQQRVIGLDGEEISNGYVAGVVVEFDALARELGGGAKIVLGNAQVRLVAEQGDTGYTRAFHPSAVISQADAEEPTLARFRFDADETFIASVGGGAKAIMAFDFALPRGYRPIAIYIRGARQQLEKQPDMTFSTTTARDDAVPTFEYGGVDLADMDASMAVRLETMRGREELDPSEYYMYLQNTLPGRLLIKKGTERGLEVFKGDSDRYYTIVGGIEQYTSNSLRGQFIDPALRVGGFAQSRDVRIVQVDVGRDSPLALNGPVFQNLDGNQAPMLVDDQGQLYPPVGYICIEDANTYIGFTPGQPITDLSRLPFTVSQSRAVQETYFIYRVSGGVNIQAMVAGNMVVATWEPGVEVAVGTR from the coding sequence ATGCTTTTTACCGTCTTTGCCTTGGCTGCCGTGCTCATCTTCACGTGGGTATGGGTAATCCGCGGATTCTTCAGTGCGTTCCTGCACCTGCTGTGCGTGCTTGCCGCGGGTGCGGTGGCCTTTGCGGTCTACGAGCCGCTGACGATGCTGGTGCTCAGCCAGGCTCCCAGCCGCGGCATCGGGACGATCCTTCGTGATACGGCCCACGGCGTGTCGCTGGGATTGTCTTTTGCGATCTCGCTGGCGTTGTTCCGGGTCGTGGTCGACAAGATCGTGCCCAATAACCTTAAGTTCCACGAGAACGTTGAGTACGTTGGCGCGGGCGTGTGCGGCCTGGGCACGGGCGTTATCACGGTGGGCTTCATCCTGATGTCGCTGAGCATGATGCGCTTCGGGCCCGACAAGCCCGTCCAGGGCCTGGTGTTCACGCAGGAAGGCGGCGGCGCTCGCGGTAGCGTGGTGCGCAACTCCTCGCCATTCCGCCCCTACGTCGACGAATGGACCGCGGAGCTGTATTCGTGGATGTCGCGCGGTTCACTGGCGACGAGCCAGCCGCTGGCCAAGTGGCATCCTGGTTTCCACGAGATGGGTTCGGCCATGAGGACGACGTTCGCCGGCCAAAGCCGCAATGCGTCTCGGCCCGAGGAGTTTAAGGTCATCCAGTGGTACGCGCTGGGCGACATCGATCGCGGTGGAAGCATCCAGGAGCTCATGCGAGACCGCTGGCAGAACGTGCAGCAGCGCGTAATAGGCCTGGATGGCGAGGAGATCTCCAACGGCTACGTCGCCGGCGTGGTCGTTGAGTTCGACGCGCTGGCCCGCGAACTGGGTGGTGGCGCCAAGATCGTGCTGGGCAACGCGCAGGTGCGGCTCGTGGCCGAGCAGGGGGATACCGGGTACACCCGGGCGTTCCATCCCTCGGCGGTCATCAGCCAGGCCGATGCCGAAGAGCCGACGCTGGCACGGTTCCGCTTCGATGCCGACGAGACGTTCATCGCGTCGGTCGGCGGTGGGGCCAAGGCCATCATGGCGTTTGATTTCGCGCTGCCTCGCGGGTATCGGCCGATTGCCATCTACATCCGCGGTGCTCGCCAGCAGCTCGAGAAGCAGCCGGATATGACCTTCTCGACCACGACGGCGCGCGATGACGCGGTGCCGACGTTCGAGTACGGTGGCGTCGATCTGGCCGACATGGACGCCAGCATGGCGGTGCGACTGGAGACCATGCGTGGCCGTGAGGAACTGGATCCGTCCGAGTACTACATGTACCTCCAGAACACGCTGCCCGGTCGGCTGCTGATCAAGAAGGGCACCGAGCGCGGGCTGGAAGTGTTCAAGGGCGACAGCGATCGCTACTACACCATCGTGGGTGGCATCGAGCAGTACACTTCCAACTCGCTGCGGGGCCAGTTCATCGACCCGGCCCTTCGGGTGGGCGGCTTTGCCCAGTCGCGCGACGTGCGGATCGTCCAGGTCGATGTCGGTCGCGACTCGCCGCTGGCGTTGAATGGTCCTGTGTTCCAGAACCTCGACGGCAACCAGGCGCCCATGCTGGTGGATGATCAGGGCCAGCTCTATCCGCCGGTGGGCTACATCTGCATCGAGGATGCGAACACGTACATCGGGTTTACGCCCGGTCAGCCCATCACCGACCTCAGCCGACTGCCCTTCACGGTGAGCCAGAGCCGGGCCGTGCAGGAGACGTACTTCATCTACCGCGTGAGTGGTGGGGTGAACATCCAGGCGATGGTCGCCGGCAATATGGTCGTGGCGACCTGGGAACCCGGCGTCGAGGTCGCCGTCGGCACACGCTAA
- a CDS encoding ATPase, T2SS/T4P/T4SS family: protein MDLTQLLLTPAPSAVLADATAFVLASWWKALIFVAMFAVWGWFVSSVADKHAARFYLPREKWNLAYMVTALLAIAVIVLNPLTGIVAFLAAVPVVALLLAVPPFMYVQSANKDERVPEEHKLTMNIASWMEARKEAREARKVTGVQLSIVKPDGVSMEAPEEGTNEMVVRAAAEKLYIDGVAARAHKIELLPAGDKGYVVAHTVDGLRSVVGEPMAPQDAMRVIAFWQSASGLEPGERRRQVGEPDISKGGERHHLRIITSGGQQGLKLTMVVDPAKSVRRKGENLGLLPQQRELLQKLVDDGTGVVLLAAPKGMGRTTLLYSVLKMHDAYTSNIQTIELEQQDTLEGIRQNDWSPTGGGPDHATLLRSILRRDPSVVGVAELVDEATAVESAKGDLDHTRVYLSIPAENALQAVEIYRRALHDNALAAKALRGVLAGKLVRALAKSSREAYVPSPDMLKKLGLSPEKVKTLYRHRTHVEVNKKMVPCPESGGTGFVGQIGVFELFEIGSEEKAAIEQGDMNALATAFRKQGVPTIQQAAIIRAVEGETSVDEVIRVTVGSSKSKSASSPKPAAAAGA from the coding sequence GTGGATCTGACCCAGCTCTTGCTCACCCCCGCGCCATCGGCGGTTCTTGCCGATGCCACCGCGTTCGTGCTCGCCTCGTGGTGGAAGGCGTTGATCTTCGTGGCGATGTTTGCGGTCTGGGGATGGTTCGTCTCCAGCGTTGCCGACAAGCACGCGGCGAGGTTCTATCTGCCACGCGAGAAGTGGAACCTGGCATACATGGTGACGGCGTTGCTGGCAATCGCCGTCATCGTGCTCAATCCGCTGACGGGCATCGTGGCGTTCCTCGCGGCGGTGCCGGTCGTGGCCCTGCTGCTCGCCGTGCCGCCCTTCATGTACGTGCAATCGGCCAACAAGGACGAACGCGTGCCCGAAGAGCACAAGCTGACGATGAACATCGCCAGCTGGATGGAGGCGCGCAAGGAGGCCCGCGAGGCGCGCAAGGTCACCGGCGTGCAGCTTTCGATCGTCAAGCCGGACGGCGTTTCGATGGAGGCGCCCGAAGAGGGCACCAACGAGATGGTCGTGCGAGCGGCGGCGGAGAAGCTCTACATCGACGGCGTGGCGGCGCGGGCCCACAAGATCGAGTTGCTGCCGGCCGGCGACAAGGGATACGTGGTCGCTCACACGGTGGACGGTCTGCGCTCGGTCGTGGGCGAGCCGATGGCGCCGCAGGACGCCATGCGCGTCATCGCGTTCTGGCAGAGTGCGTCCGGCCTCGAGCCGGGCGAGCGTCGTCGGCAGGTGGGCGAGCCGGACATCTCCAAGGGTGGCGAGCGGCACCATCTTCGCATCATCACCAGTGGCGGCCAGCAGGGCCTGAAGCTGACGATGGTGGTCGACCCCGCCAAGTCCGTTCGCCGCAAGGGCGAGAACCTCGGGCTGCTGCCCCAGCAGCGCGAGCTGCTCCAGAAGCTCGTGGACGATGGCACCGGCGTCGTTCTATTGGCCGCGCCCAAGGGCATGGGCCGAACCACGCTTCTTTACAGCGTTCTGAAGATGCACGACGCGTACACGTCGAACATCCAGACGATCGAGCTCGAACAGCAGGACACGCTGGAAGGCATCCGCCAGAACGACTGGAGCCCCACCGGCGGCGGACCGGATCACGCGACGCTGCTCCGTTCGATCCTTCGTCGTGACCCCAGCGTCGTCGGTGTTGCCGAACTGGTCGATGAGGCCACCGCGGTTGAGTCGGCCAAGGGCGACCTGGATCACACACGCGTGTATCTCTCGATTCCCGCCGAGAACGCACTTCAGGCCGTGGAGATCTATCGCCGGGCGTTGCACGACAATGCGCTGGCCGCGAAAGCCCTGCGCGGCGTGCTGGCGGGCAAACTGGTGCGGGCCCTGGCCAAGTCGAGCCGCGAGGCGTACGTGCCCAGTCCGGACATGCTGAAGAAGCTGGGACTGTCGCCCGAGAAGGTGAAGACTTTGTACCGCCATCGGACGCACGTGGAAGTCAACAAGAAGATGGTGCCGTGCCCAGAGAGCGGCGGCACGGGCTTCGTGGGCCAGATCGGCGTCTTCGAGTTGTTCGAGATCGGATCGGAAGAGAAGGCAGCGATTGAGCAGGGCGACATGAACGCCCTGGCCACTGCATTCCGCAAGCAGGGCGTGCCCACGATTCAGCAGGCCGCCATCATCCGGGCCGTGGAAGGCGAGACCAGCGTGGACGAGGTGATCCGCGTGACGGTTGGTTCTTCCAAGAGCAAGTCTGCCTCGTCGCCCAAGCCCGCCGCAGCCGCCGGCGCCTGA
- a CDS encoding PilT/PilU family type 4a pilus ATPase, producing the protein MSSAHTAVQGDETEGHTAPIADIFGGQRDPHATRLGEFLKACIKFGASDLIIKTDQPPKLRMRGALKPLDTKPVTAEDWAEIIKVTLDEDQLKDLAHYGSVDFAYDYDESARFRMNLFKARGHISLAARLITSNILPFEKLHLPEVMGQIALQPQGIVLLSGVTGSGKSTTIASMIDYVNQRKPIHIVTIEDPIEYIFHDKKATINQREIGIDVLDFKIALKALVRENPDTVLIGEMRDKDTFEAALNAAETGHLVYGTIHASSTTQTFSRIYGLFETEEVEGIRRMLAYQMRAFVYQKLLPTLHENIPRIPAIEILINDTVVQKHILEEREGELREYLNSIEAQQQGMVDFNAWLVKLIEEEYIHQRIAMESSPNKDDLQMRLKKFGGASQKR; encoded by the coding sequence ATGAGCAGTGCACACACGGCGGTCCAGGGCGATGAAACCGAGGGCCATACGGCCCCGATCGCGGACATCTTCGGCGGGCAGCGCGACCCGCACGCGACCCGGCTTGGCGAGTTCCTCAAGGCGTGTATCAAGTTCGGCGCATCGGACCTGATCATCAAGACCGACCAACCGCCCAAGCTGCGGATGCGCGGCGCCCTGAAGCCTCTGGACACCAAGCCGGTGACGGCCGAGGACTGGGCGGAGATCATCAAGGTGACGCTGGATGAAGACCAGCTCAAGGACCTCGCCCACTACGGCAGCGTCGACTTCGCGTATGACTACGACGAGAGCGCCCGCTTCCGCATGAACCTGTTCAAGGCCCGCGGTCACATCTCCCTGGCGGCCCGCCTGATCACCAGCAACATCCTGCCTTTCGAGAAGCTGCACCTACCCGAGGTCATGGGCCAGATCGCCCTGCAGCCCCAGGGCATCGTGCTGCTCAGCGGCGTGACCGGTTCGGGTAAGTCGACCACGATCGCCTCGATGATCGACTACGTGAACCAGCGCAAGCCGATCCACATCGTGACGATCGAGGATCCGATCGAGTACATCTTCCACGACAAGAAGGCGACCATCAACCAGCGCGAGATTGGCATCGACGTGCTGGACTTCAAGATCGCCCTCAAGGCGCTTGTACGCGAGAACCCCGACACCGTGCTCATCGGCGAGATGCGCGATAAGGACACGTTCGAGGCCGCGCTCAACGCCGCCGAGACGGGCCACCTGGTGTACGGAACCATCCACGCCTCGAGCACGACGCAGACGTTCAGCCGTATCTACGGCCTGTTCGAGACCGAAGAGGTCGAGGGCATCCGGCGGATGCTGGCTTACCAGATGCGCGCGTTCGTGTACCAGAAGCTGCTGCCCACGTTGCACGAGAACATCCCGCGTATCCCTGCGATCGAGATCCTGATCAACGACACTGTCGTGCAGAAGCACATCCTGGAAGAGCGTGAGGGCGAGCTTCGCGAGTACCTCAACTCGATCGAAGCCCAGCAGCAGGGCATGGTGGACTTCAACGCCTGGCTCGTGAAGCTGATCGAGGAAGAGTACATCCACCAGCGTATCGCCATGGAGAGCAGCCCCAACAAGGACGACCTCCAGATGCGTCTGAAGAAGTTCGGCGGCGCGTCGCAGAAGCGCTGA
- a CDS encoding sigma-70 family RNA polymerase sigma factor, giving the protein MRQNRGKGPSPLEQARRRQHAGIAGQGVVARGARRRLSPDDERLLDQIMAQEMDYIDSPAFYEDGAEGKIYEEAPEIQKPDTAWYHPVMDDLSATRTRTVKSSQQVILTAAEEKVLFHQFNYARHRVWMLQQEVWENPNRKPNPEQAEKILWWYRRADLIREQIAETNLALVLAMAKRTRMSEVDFADLVSEGNMALLRAVDKFDAGRGYKFSTYACRAILKAFSRQGMKLSKYRQRFPTDFDPKLEKSNFLETKRADFERDAAEEVKRIVMDNRADLTDVERTVIEHRFGLESGEEKPMTLEQVGQIIGVTKERVRQIQNKAMEKLRVELEANFLGVNQEEEEQNAEAGEVAPTA; this is encoded by the coding sequence ATGAGGCAGAATCGTGGCAAAGGACCGAGCCCGCTGGAGCAGGCTCGGCGCAGGCAGCACGCCGGCATTGCCGGTCAGGGTGTCGTAGCGCGCGGCGCCCGCCGTCGCCTGAGCCCCGACGATGAGCGGCTGCTCGACCAGATCATGGCCCAGGAGATGGACTACATCGACAGCCCGGCCTTCTACGAGGACGGCGCCGAGGGCAAGATCTACGAGGAGGCGCCCGAGATCCAGAAGCCCGATACCGCGTGGTATCACCCGGTGATGGACGACCTGTCGGCCACGCGGACCCGTACCGTCAAGAGCAGCCAGCAGGTCATCCTGACGGCGGCCGAGGAAAAGGTGCTGTTCCACCAGTTCAACTACGCGCGGCATCGCGTGTGGATGCTCCAGCAGGAGGTCTGGGAGAACCCCAACCGCAAGCCGAACCCCGAGCAGGCCGAGAAGATCCTGTGGTGGTACCGTCGGGCCGACCTGATCCGCGAGCAGATCGCCGAGACCAACTTGGCTCTCGTGCTGGCGATGGCCAAGCGGACCCGCATGAGCGAAGTCGACTTTGCCGACCTGGTGAGCGAGGGCAACATGGCCCTGCTCCGCGCGGTGGACAAGTTCGACGCTGGTCGCGGCTACAAGTTCAGCACGTACGCCTGTCGTGCGATCCTGAAGGCCTTCAGCCGCCAGGGCATGAAGCTGAGCAAGTACCGCCAGCGCTTCCCGACCGACTTCGATCCGAAGCTGGAGAAGTCCAACTTCCTGGAGACCAAGCGGGCCGACTTCGAGCGTGACGCGGCCGAGGAGGTCAAGCGGATCGTCATGGATAACCGTGCCGACCTGACCGACGTGGAGCGGACCGTGATCGAGCACCGCTTCGGGCTGGAGAGCGGCGAAGAGAAGCCCATGACCCTTGAGCAGGTCGGGCAGATCATCGGCGTCACCAAGGAGCGTGTCCGCCAGATCCAGAACAAGGCGATGGAGAAGCTGCGCGTCGAGCTCGAGGCCAACTTCCTGGGCGTCAACCAGGAAGAGGAAGAGCAGAACGCCGAGGCGGGCGAGGTCGCACCGACCGCCTGA
- a CDS encoding superoxide dismutase gives MAYTLPDLPYPKNALEPHIDAKTMEIHHGKHHQGYVDKVNKALEGSPMASKPIEEVLRNINDVPQEKRQAVINNGGGHANHSLFWQVMSPDGGGSPQGDLAKAIESDLGGFDKFKQDFADAAAGRFGSGWAWLVVDGGGKLQVTSTPNQDSPLMDGHTPILGIDVWEHAYYLNYQNRRPDYVKSWWNVVNWNKVGELYGKARG, from the coding sequence ATGGCATATACACTGCCCGATTTGCCCTATCCCAAGAACGCGCTCGAACCGCACATCGACGCGAAGACGATGGAGATCCATCACGGCAAGCACCACCAGGGATACGTCGACAAGGTCAACAAGGCCCTTGAGGGCTCGCCGATGGCCAGCAAGCCCATCGAAGAAGTGCTTCGCAATATCAACGACGTGCCGCAGGAAAAGCGGCAGGCCGTGATCAACAACGGCGGCGGCCACGCCAACCACAGCCTGTTCTGGCAGGTCATGAGCCCCGACGGCGGGGGATCGCCCCAGGGCGATCTCGCCAAGGCCATCGAGAGCGACCTGGGGGGTTTCGACAAGTTCAAGCAGGACTTTGCCGATGCCGCGGCGGGCCGCTTCGGCTCGGGCTGGGCCTGGCTGGTCGTCGACGGGGGCGGCAAGCTCCAGGTGACCAGCACCCCCAACCAGGACAGCCCGTTGATGGACGGCCACACCCCGATCCTGGGCATCGACGTCTGGGAGCACGCCTACTACCTGAACTACCAGAACCGCCGCCCCGACTATGTGAAGTCGTGGTGGAACGTCGTTAACTGGAACAAGGTGGGCGAGCTCTACGGCAAGGCGCGGGGCTGA
- a CDS encoding EF-hand domain-containing protein: MKYGITSVLALAGVTAAAQAQFTDYGDRALWESDPIVSGDFLTEDFGGLLVDPLQPSSGVIATDWGSIEVIGVDSTTGSPAIADGTFQGSIFPATGHVEYVFTFDSPIQAFGWETFGAASGIGIAIETDQGVADVFDYATGFDDTFLGFTSSEPVSEVRIIASPSYGGTAVGEIFDADDMVFAGGEPCRADFDGDGQLTIFDFLAFQNAFDAGDPLADFDGDGSLTLFDFLAFQNEFDAGCE; this comes from the coding sequence ATGAAGTATGGTATCACGAGCGTTCTGGCCCTGGCCGGCGTGACGGCGGCCGCCCAAGCGCAGTTTACTGACTACGGCGACCGGGCCCTGTGGGAGAGCGACCCAATCGTCAGCGGCGACTTCCTGACCGAAGATTTCGGCGGCTTGCTGGTCGATCCGCTCCAGCCCTCCTCGGGCGTCATTGCGACCGACTGGGGCAGCATCGAAGTGATCGGCGTCGACAGCACCACCGGCTCGCCCGCCATCGCCGATGGCACCTTCCAGGGATCCATTTTTCCGGCCACCGGTCACGTCGAGTACGTCTTCACGTTCGACAGCCCCATCCAGGCGTTCGGCTGGGAGACCTTCGGCGCCGCGTCGGGCATCGGCATCGCGATCGAGACCGATCAGGGCGTGGCCGATGTGTTTGACTACGCCACGGGCTTCGACGACACGTTCCTGGGCTTCACCAGCAGCGAGCCGGTGAGCGAAGTGCGCATCATCGCGTCGCCCAGCTACGGCGGGACGGCGGTGGGTGAGATCTTCGATGCCGACGACATGGTGTTCGCCGGTGGCGAGCCTTGCCGCGCCGACTTCGACGGCGATGGCCAGTTGACCATCTTCGACTTCCTGGCGTTCCAGAACGCCTTCGATGCCGGTGATCCGCTCGCGGACTTCGATGGCGATGGTTCGCTGACGCTCTTCGACTTCCTCGCATTCCAGAACGAGTTCGACGCCGGCTGCGAGTAA
- a CDS encoding efflux RND transporter periplasmic adaptor subunit yields MLKSVVIVLVVLITLGVVSAIGLMQVGGVEGLRTRLTPAEEPTRVIVESARRSDLRRTINAPGAIEPKQLVQISAEVSARIVALPFGEGDPVREGDIICRLDSIDLQARLDAAESRVRSQESQLDGARAELELAQLELGRLQELLDTKDIAKAEFDAANTRVLQARSSVAVIEAGIEAARADVRAAKRDLENAVIASPISGRIVNLPVEVGETVLGTFQNQGSLIMEIADLGTMLMQARIDETSVGLVAEGQSADVRLLAYGDRVFEGVVERVGLQRRVFTDGTSYVQAEILVEQAEGDLLRTGLTANADIHVETVRDAIVVPSQSVLDRRVENLPDNVRASPLVDRLRTFTTVVYVLDGGVARARPVRTGVSDLTDTVVLEGLQAGDPVITGPFRVLRDLEDGDAVTRDDADAQDVAETPGSTPEQGAGDAPTRTG; encoded by the coding sequence ATGCTGAAGTCCGTCGTCATCGTCCTGGTAGTTCTGATAACCTTGGGCGTCGTCAGTGCCATCGGTTTGATGCAGGTCGGCGGCGTGGAAGGGTTGCGCACGCGTCTGACGCCTGCGGAAGAGCCCACGCGTGTCATCGTCGAGTCGGCCAGGCGCAGCGACCTGCGGCGCACCATCAACGCCCCGGGCGCCATCGAGCCCAAGCAACTCGTGCAGATTTCTGCTGAGGTCAGCGCGCGCATCGTGGCGTTGCCATTTGGCGAGGGCGACCCGGTGCGCGAGGGCGACATCATCTGCCGGCTCGACTCGATCGACCTGCAGGCCCGCCTGGACGCCGCCGAATCGAGGGTTCGTTCGCAGGAGAGCCAACTCGACGGCGCCCGAGCCGAGCTCGAACTGGCCCAGCTCGAGCTGGGGCGCTTGCAGGAACTGCTGGACACAAAGGACATCGCCAAAGCGGAGTTCGACGCCGCGAACACGCGCGTGCTTCAGGCGCGCAGCAGCGTGGCGGTGATCGAGGCGGGCATCGAAGCCGCCCGGGCCGACGTGCGCGCCGCCAAGCGCGACCTGGAGAACGCCGTCATCGCCAGCCCGATCTCGGGCCGCATCGTCAACCTCCCTGTCGAGGTGGGCGAGACCGTGCTGGGCACGTTCCAGAACCAAGGCTCGCTCATCATGGAAATCGCCGACCTGGGCACGATGCTCATGCAGGCGCGCATCGACGAAACCAGCGTCGGCCTCGTCGCCGAGGGACAGAGCGCCGATGTGCGGCTGCTGGCGTACGGCGATCGAGTCTTCGAGGGCGTGGTCGAGCGTGTGGGCCTGCAGCGTCGCGTGTTCACCGACGGCACCAGCTACGTGCAGGCGGAAATCCTGGTCGAACAGGCCGAGGGCGATCTGCTGCGGACCGGCCTGACCGCCAACGCCGATATTCACGTCGAGACCGTGCGTGACGCGATCGTGGTGCCCAGCCAGTCGGTGCTCGATCGCCGCGTGGAGAACCTTCCCGACAATGTCAGGGCCTCGCCGCTGGTCGATCGCCTTCGGACCTTCACGACCGTCGTGTACGTTTTGGATGGCGGGGTTGCCCGGGCCCGCCCGGTTCGCACGGGCGTGAGCGACCTGACCGACACGGTGGTGCTCGAGGGTCTGCAAGCCGGGGATCCCGTCATCACCGGCCCGTTCCGCGTGCTACGCGACCTCGAAGACGGCGATGCGGTCACCCGCGATGACGCCGATGCGCAAGACGTTGCCGAGACACCGGGGTCCACGCCCGAACAAGGAGCCGGCGATGCCCCGACGAGGACGGGCTGA
- a CDS encoding ABC transporter ATP-binding protein has product MPRRGRADPEAPAIRVTGLEKVYKMGVERVRALDGVDLTINAGEFVAIMGASGSGKSTLMNMLGCLDRPTAGEYELAGIPTRKMSATRLAKVRNERIGFIFQTFELLPRASAIQNVMLPMIYSKKHAFGARGRAKAALRKVGLGDRMRHRPNQLSGGQRQRVAVARALVNDPAILLADEPTGNLDSHTTTEIIRLFTDLHKEGQTIVIVTHEEEVAGYADRIVRLRDGRVFSDMSTADDPLHTAYLQSIATTAARRAQTSEAQGAPA; this is encoded by the coding sequence ATGCCCCGACGAGGACGGGCTGATCCCGAAGCCCCGGCCATCCGGGTCACGGGGCTCGAGAAGGTCTACAAGATGGGCGTCGAACGCGTCCGCGCGCTCGACGGCGTCGACCTGACCATCAACGCCGGTGAGTTCGTCGCCATCATGGGCGCGTCGGGCTCGGGCAAGAGCACGCTGATGAACATGCTCGGTTGCCTGGACCGCCCCACTGCCGGCGAGTACGAGCTGGCCGGCATTCCGACGCGAAAGATGAGCGCGACGCGGCTGGCCAAGGTTCGCAACGAGCGCATCGGATTCATCTTCCAGACGTTCGAGCTCCTGCCGCGTGCCTCGGCCATCCAGAACGTCATGTTGCCGATGATCTACAGCAAGAAGCACGCCTTCGGCGCCCGCGGGCGCGCCAAGGCGGCGCTGCGAAAGGTCGGACTGGGCGACCGCATGCGGCATCGACCCAATCAGCTCTCGGGCGGGCAGCGTCAGCGCGTCGCCGTGGCCCGCGCCCTGGTGAATGATCCGGCGATCCTGCTGGCCGACGAGCCGACCGGCAATCTCGACTCGCACACGACGACCGAAATCATCCGACTGTTCACCGACCTTCACAAGGAAGGGCAGACCATCGTCATCGTGACGCACGAAGAAGAGGTCGCCGGATATGCCGATCGGATCGTTCGGCTCCGCGATGGCCGCGTGTTCAGCGACATGTCAACGGCCGATGATCCGCTCCACACGGCCTACCTGCAGTCCATCGCGACGACGGCGGCCCGTCGGGCCCAGACCAGCGAAGCACAGGGAGCCCCGGCATGA